The Streptosporangiales bacterium genome includes a region encoding these proteins:
- a CDS encoding UMP kinase encodes MDEGTTLSAPYADSEPSHTAWQRVLLKLSGEAFAGPDPLGIDPATVESIADAVAEVVRDGVETAIVVGGGNMFRGSLLAARGMDRGRADYMGMLGTVINCLALQDQLEKRHIDTRVQTAITMGQVAEPYIPRRAIRHLEKGRVVIFGAGLGAPYFSTDTCAAQRALEVGAQAVLKGTQVDGVYDADPSKNPDAVRFDRLDYTEVLTRNLRVMDATAISLCMDNDLPIVVFDLMGPGNIARAVRGEKIGTLVAPAAG; translated from the coding sequence GTGGACGAGGGCACGACGTTGAGTGCGCCGTACGCGGACTCCGAGCCGTCCCACACGGCGTGGCAACGCGTGTTGCTGAAGCTCTCCGGCGAGGCGTTCGCCGGACCAGACCCGCTCGGCATCGACCCGGCGACGGTCGAGTCGATCGCGGACGCCGTCGCGGAGGTCGTGCGCGACGGTGTGGAGACCGCCATCGTGGTCGGCGGCGGGAACATGTTCCGCGGTTCGCTGCTCGCGGCGCGCGGCATGGACCGCGGCCGGGCCGACTACATGGGCATGCTCGGTACGGTCATCAACTGCCTCGCGCTGCAGGACCAGCTGGAGAAGCGCCACATCGATACCCGGGTGCAGACCGCCATCACCATGGGTCAGGTGGCCGAGCCGTACATCCCGCGCCGGGCGATCAGGCACCTGGAGAAGGGCCGGGTCGTCATCTTCGGCGCCGGTCTCGGCGCCCCGTACTTCTCGACCGACACCTGTGCCGCCCAGCGCGCGCTCGAGGTGGGGGCACAGGCGGTGCTCAAGGGCACCCAGGTCGACGGCGTGTACGACGCCGACCCGTCGAAGAACCCGGACGCGGTGCGCTTCGACCGGCTGGACTACACCGAGGTGCTGACCAGGAACCTGAGGGTGATGGACGCCACCGCGATCAGCCTCTGCATGGACAACGACTTGCCGATCGTCGTCTTCGACCTGATGGGTCCGGGCAACATCGCGCGTGCCGTGCGTGGTGAGAAGATCGGGACACTCGTCGCGCCGGCAGCCGGTTGA
- a CDS encoding ribosome recycling factor — MIDETLLEAEEKMEKAVGVAKEDFGAIRTGRAHPAMFSKITVEYYGAPTPLNQLASFQIPEARMVIVSPYDKSSLDAIERAIRNSDLGVNPGNDGNIIRIVLPELTQERRKEYIKVARSKAEDAKVAIRNVRRHAKDALEKLAKDGDAGEDDVHRAEKELEDVTHKYVAQVDELLKHKKEELSEV; from the coding sequence GTGATCGACGAGACGCTCCTCGAGGCCGAGGAGAAGATGGAGAAGGCCGTCGGCGTCGCGAAGGAGGACTTCGGCGCCATCCGTACCGGTCGGGCACATCCGGCGATGTTCAGCAAGATCACCGTCGAGTACTACGGTGCGCCGACTCCGCTGAACCAGCTTGCCTCGTTCCAGATCCCCGAGGCGCGGATGGTCATCGTGTCGCCGTACGACAAGTCGTCGCTGGACGCGATCGAGCGGGCCATCAGGAACAGCGACCTCGGGGTGAACCCGGGCAACGACGGCAACATCATCCGCATCGTGCTGCCGGAGCTCACCCAGGAACGCCGCAAGGAATACATAAAGGTCGCCCGTAGCAAGGCCGAGGACGCCAAGGTCGCCATCAGGAACGTGCGCCGGCATGCGAAGGACGCGCTGGAGAAGCTGGCCAAGGACGGCGACGCAGGCGAGGACGACGTGCACCGGGCGGAGAAGGAGCTCGAGGACGTCACCCACAAGTACGTCGCCCAGGTCGACGAGCTGCTCAAGCACAAGAAGGAGGAGCTCTCCGAGGTCTAG
- a CDS encoding phosphatidate cytidylyltransferase yields the protein MDRESEDAELDGSSHAAEGAGGAPAVEPTGKTRKGRNFAAGAGVGVLFGVVVLLVLYFAKPVFVILIAGFGGIGVWEFTHALRLRGITIPLVPLLGIVVANVAAAYVFGLAGIAMATAVGVLLVLTWRLRDGVDGYIRDATGAVCVAVYVPVLMAFVSLLLHPADGAHRVVVFIAVVFASDTGGLLLGSLIGRHQMTPVISPKKSWEGLTGSLLGAAGLGAWLVSWLLDAPWWVGVILGVVVAVVGTVGDLVVSAIKRDLGVKDMSSLIPGHGGMMDRLDSITAAAPAVWATLVLLVPPS from the coding sequence ATGGATCGCGAAAGCGAGGATGCGGAGCTGGACGGCTCGTCGCACGCGGCCGAGGGGGCAGGAGGAGCACCTGCCGTCGAGCCGACCGGGAAGACAAGAAAAGGACGCAACTTCGCCGCCGGCGCTGGAGTTGGCGTCCTCTTCGGCGTGGTCGTGCTCCTCGTGCTCTACTTCGCCAAGCCGGTGTTCGTCATCCTGATCGCCGGTTTCGGCGGCATCGGTGTCTGGGAGTTCACCCACGCGCTACGGCTGCGGGGGATCACCATCCCGCTGGTCCCGTTGCTCGGCATCGTGGTTGCGAACGTCGCAGCCGCGTACGTCTTCGGCCTGGCCGGCATCGCGATGGCGACCGCGGTCGGCGTGCTGCTCGTACTTACCTGGCGGCTGCGTGACGGCGTGGACGGCTACATCAGGGACGCCACGGGTGCCGTGTGCGTCGCGGTGTACGTGCCGGTGCTGATGGCGTTCGTGTCGCTGCTGCTTCACCCGGCGGACGGCGCGCACCGGGTGGTCGTCTTCATCGCGGTCGTGTTCGCCAGCGACACCGGTGGCCTACTGCTCGGCAGCCTGATCGGCCGGCACCAGATGACCCCGGTGATCAGCCCGAAGAAGTCCTGGGAGGGCCTGACCGGGTCCTTGCTCGGCGCCGCGGGCCTCGGTGCCTGGCTGGTGTCGTGGCTGCTCGACGCGCCGTGGTGGGTCGGCGTCATCCTGGGCGTCGTGGTGGCGGTGGTCGGCACGGTGGGCGACCTGGTGGTGTCGGCGATCAAACGCGACCTGGGCGTGAAGGACATGTCGTCGCTGATCCCCGGACACGGCGGCATGATGGACCGCCTGGACTCGATTACCGCCGCCGCGCCCGCCGTGTGGGCGACGCTCGTCCTGCTCGTCCCGCCGAGTTGA
- a CDS encoding sulfatase-like hydrolase/transferase — protein sequence MPKRATSSPDHARPRAAHDRPGWLRRHARRGGRRLTPTRATTSTTGTPSSPRSAAASCRGAAASTTAGSSSSTNRAAARQRLPVAGLNVVFALDGLRPDSVNPADTPNIHRLRQQGVTFARAHADLPTTTRVNAAAWGTGMHPSRHGLVGNAIHVPAMAENAAIGTGNPYTLLELAARSGPVLLTETLGERLQRHGKRLVVIGSAANGGGPFLVNPTARDGTGVSITYLRPDGPLTFPAAVGETIRDRFGPPPGGSSTEAIDYCTAVVDEYVLTELGPDVLFFWMSEPDHSQHPYGVGSPEAVASLRDADHDVGTVLDRLDRLGVADRTNVFVVSDHGHTRTTFGVNLADELVAAGLKAGPDSSDVVVAVTGSALLFVRDRDPARIREITEFLQRQEWAGALYTAARSPDDSDPTTGWVEGTLSLELVHQAHPVRGADILVTFPWSSRPNPFGVRGSSYRATTRPTGPSESVSGHGGVGPHDITTTMIACGPDFRSGVVSHVPAGNVDLAPTILALATGEEPALDGRVLKEALKDGPAPATVRTSTRVLTAPPGNGRTGSAVQVSLADGHRYVDKSWRVGPR from the coding sequence CTGCCGAAACGCGCGACGAGCAGTCCTGACCATGCTCGTCCGCGCGCGGCCCACGATCGGCCTGGATGGCTTCGTCGCCACGCCAGGCGGGGTGGCCGGCGGTTGACGCCAACGCGCGCGACGACGTCGACCACGGGCACGCCGAGCTCACCGCGCAGTGCGGCGGCATCGTGCCGGGGCGCAGCGGCTTCGACGACAGCCGGCTCGAGCTCATCTACGAACCGCGCAGCGGCTAGGCAGCGGCTGCCGGTGGCCGGGTTGAACGTCGTGTTCGCGCTGGACGGCCTGCGGCCGGACTCGGTCAACCCTGCCGACACCCCGAACATCCACCGGCTGCGCCAGCAGGGCGTCACGTTCGCGCGCGCACACGCGGACCTGCCGACGACCACCCGGGTGAACGCGGCGGCGTGGGGCACCGGGATGCACCCGAGCCGGCACGGCCTCGTCGGCAACGCGATCCACGTCCCCGCGATGGCCGAGAACGCGGCCATCGGCACCGGCAACCCGTACACGCTGCTCGAGCTGGCGGCGAGGAGCGGTCCCGTCTTGCTGACCGAGACCCTCGGCGAACGGCTGCAGCGGCACGGGAAGCGGCTGGTCGTCATCGGGAGCGCCGCGAACGGCGGCGGGCCGTTCCTCGTCAACCCGACCGCGCGGGACGGGACGGGCGTGTCGATCACGTACCTCCGGCCGGACGGGCCACTCACCTTCCCGGCAGCCGTCGGCGAGACGATCCGCGACCGGTTCGGCCCGCCTCCCGGCGGCAGCTCCACCGAGGCGATCGACTACTGCACGGCCGTGGTCGACGAGTACGTCCTCACCGAGCTCGGGCCGGACGTGTTGTTCTTCTGGATGTCGGAGCCCGACCACAGCCAGCACCCGTACGGGGTCGGCTCGCCCGAGGCCGTCGCCAGCCTGCGCGACGCCGACCACGACGTCGGCACGGTCCTCGACCGGCTCGACCGGCTCGGGGTGGCGGACCGGACCAACGTCTTCGTGGTGTCCGACCACGGGCACACCCGCACCACGTTCGGCGTCAACCTCGCCGATGAGTTGGTCGCCGCCGGGCTGAAGGCCGGGCCGGACTCGTCCGACGTCGTCGTGGCGGTCACCGGCAGCGCCCTGCTGTTCGTACGCGACCGCGACCCGGCGCGCATCCGTGAGATTACCGAGTTCCTGCAACGGCAAGAGTGGGCGGGAGCGTTGTACACGGCGGCGCGCAGCCCGGACGACAGTGACCCGACCACCGGGTGGGTCGAAGGCACGCTGTCGCTCGAGCTCGTCCACCAGGCGCACCCGGTGCGTGGCGCGGACATCCTCGTCACGTTCCCGTGGAGCTCGCGACCGAACCCATTCGGCGTCCGCGGCTCCTCGTACCGCGCGACGACCCGCCCGACCGGCCCGAGCGAGTCGGTGAGCGGCCACGGCGGCGTCGGCCCCCACGACATCACCACCACGATGATCGCCTGCGGACCCGACTTCAGGAGCGGCGTGGTCAGCCACGTACCGGCAGGGAACGTCGACCTGGCACCCACCATCCTGGCCCTGGCCACCGGCGAGGAACCTGCCCTCGACGGCCGGGTGCTGAAGGAAGCACTGAAGGACGGACCGGCCCCCGCCACCGTCCGCACCTCCACGCGTGTGCTGACCGCGCCGCCGGGCAACGGGAGGACCGGCAGCGCCGTCCAGGTCTCGCTCGCCGACGGCCACCGCTACGTGGACAAGAGCTGGCGCGTCGGTCCGCGCTGA
- the rlmN gene encoding 23S rRNA (adenine(2503)-C(2))-methyltransferase RlmN — translation MDRSTCSAAADRRRVLARMSVPQEIVLRPPRRPKPPRHLADLTADERRALAAELGEQPYRADQVARHYFTRLTTDPAAMTDLPAATRERLHDALLPDLLYVRRHLDCDDGRTRKTLWSAFDGTMIESVLMLYPDRSTVCVSSQAGCGMACPFCATGQMGLTRNLSTGEIVEQVVAALRWLRAGEVRGPVDRVSNVVFMGMGEPLANYRAVIAAVRRLTDPAPHGLGMSRRGITVSTVGLVPAIKRLTDEDLPVTLAVSLHAPDDELRDELVPVNQRWPVAEVLDTAWAYADRTGRRVSIEYALIRDVNDQPFRADLLGELLQGKLVHVNVIPLNPTPGSKWTASDPEVEREFVRRVAAHGVAVTVRDTRGREIDGACGQLATTGAAD, via the coding sequence ATGGATCGCTCAACGTGCTCAGCTGCCGCCGATAGACGGAGAGTTTTGGCCCGGATGTCCGTTCCCCAGGAAATCGTGTTGCGTCCGCCGCGCCGGCCCAAGCCGCCGCGGCACCTCGCCGACCTGACGGCGGACGAGCGCCGGGCGCTCGCCGCTGAGCTGGGGGAACAGCCGTACCGGGCGGACCAGGTCGCGCGCCACTACTTCACCAGGCTGACCACCGACCCGGCGGCGATGACCGATCTGCCCGCCGCGACCCGGGAACGGTTGCACGACGCGCTGTTACCGGACCTGCTGTACGTGCGTCGGCACCTCGACTGTGACGACGGTCGCACCCGCAAGACGCTGTGGAGCGCGTTCGACGGCACGATGATCGAGTCGGTGCTGATGCTGTACCCGGACCGGTCGACCGTCTGCGTGTCGTCGCAGGCGGGTTGTGGCATGGCCTGCCCGTTCTGCGCGACCGGCCAGATGGGTCTCACCCGCAACCTCTCGACCGGCGAGATCGTGGAACAGGTGGTCGCCGCGCTGCGCTGGTTGCGGGCCGGCGAGGTGCGTGGCCCGGTCGACCGGGTGAGCAACGTGGTGTTCATGGGCATGGGGGAGCCGCTCGCGAACTACCGCGCGGTGATCGCCGCCGTACGCCGGCTGACCGACCCCGCCCCGCATGGCCTCGGCATGTCGAGGCGCGGCATCACGGTGTCCACAGTCGGGCTCGTGCCGGCCATCAAACGGCTGACCGACGAGGACCTGCCGGTGACGCTGGCCGTCTCGCTGCACGCACCCGACGACGAGCTGCGCGACGAGCTGGTGCCGGTGAACCAGCGCTGGCCGGTCGCCGAGGTGCTCGACACCGCGTGGGCGTACGCGGACCGCACCGGGCGCCGGGTGTCCATCGAGTACGCGCTGATCCGTGACGTCAACGACCAGCCGTTCCGTGCCGACCTGCTCGGCGAGCTGCTGCAGGGCAAGCTGGTGCACGTCAACGTCATCCCGCTGAACCCGACGCCGGGCTCCAAGTGGACGGCGTCCGACCCCGAGGTGGAGCGCGAGTTCGTCCGCCGGGTCGCGGCGCACGGCGTGGCGGTGACTGTGCGCGACACCAGGGGACGGGAGATCGACGGCGCCTGCGGGCAGCTGGCCACCACCGGCGCCGCGGACTGA
- a CDS encoding alcohol phosphatidyltransferase, with product MSCNHRPGVGSAAYIELHAGVRRDGCAVTGSPVGCTHHGCSGGKRDSYLTWPNLVTTVRTVVAVGLVLAGLAAASTVLLFVGLAAYWLGDVADGVLARRTGAETRTGAVLDVVADRLCVAVFFLSYAFWHQQLLVPVAVFLVTFMFVDTMLSLSFLNWPLLSTNYFYLVDRRLYLLNWSPVAKALNGGLLLVVMVVTGSPVGTLAVAVAQLAVKTYSTVRLVRLRPVREGGCAGPA from the coding sequence TTGTCCTGTAATCACCGCCCGGGTGTCGGCTCCGCTGCGTACATTGAGCTGCATGCGGGAGTGCGACGCGACGGGTGCGCGGTGACCGGCTCGCCGGTCGGCTGTACGCATCACGGGTGCTCCGGCGGCAAGCGCGACAGCTACCTCACCTGGCCGAACCTGGTGACGACCGTCCGTACGGTGGTGGCGGTGGGGTTGGTCCTCGCCGGGTTGGCCGCGGCGTCCACCGTGCTGCTGTTCGTGGGCCTGGCGGCGTACTGGCTCGGCGACGTCGCCGACGGCGTGCTGGCGCGCAGGACCGGTGCAGAGACGCGGACCGGCGCGGTGCTCGACGTGGTGGCCGACCGGCTGTGTGTCGCGGTGTTCTTCCTCAGCTACGCGTTCTGGCACCAGCAGCTGCTGGTGCCGGTCGCCGTCTTCCTGGTCACCTTCATGTTCGTGGACACCATGCTGTCCCTGTCGTTCCTGAACTGGCCGCTGCTGTCGACGAACTACTTCTACCTGGTGGACCGCCGGCTCTACCTGCTCAACTGGTCGCCGGTGGCGAAGGCGCTCAACGGCGGGCTGCTGCTCGTGGTGATGGTGGTGACCGGCTCGCCGGTCGGCACGCTTGCGGTGGCGGTGGCCCAGCTGGCGGTGAAGACGTACTCGACGGTGCGTTTGGTGCGGCTGCGCCCGGTACGGGAGGGTGGCTGCGCCGGCCCGGCGTGA